A window from Opitutia bacterium ISCC 52 encodes these proteins:
- a CDS encoding HAMP domain-containing histidine kinase produces the protein MSNNQHSQRSLVIWVIGGLLLLFFLVTAVLAIQMRAQLREQTIYRDGPVFMAVASAEVDDVRTINEGIIPPGAEEELFEVALNTSDIRGVVGVRVFTEGNKSVGGVPLSIKRGKTEPYEEELLNQRIPISRFHPEFELSDIFLFVEDEHTEKEQYPVLEIIIPLFSFEDEKVSGYAQYYLDGADVEAELAEVDRSIFLYAGGAFLFGGIIGSGILIWAFRRLRKVNELLEDRTRHLVSANHKLSMEARTAAIGAITSHLIHGLKSPLQGIRQFVTAQSNGEDADGEELVWQDAADTTERMQNLINEVIEVLQDRGGDFSYEVTLEELSALTKDRVMSYADRKSVRFSVRGAEGVEVMISNDRANLIVLILVNLIRNAVDASGNEQEVTLKIISEQKGRLTFQVADQGPGMPEAVRENLFQPVASGKVGGSGVGLSLCQELSRHLGGDLELAKTGPDGTVFELSISIIT, from the coding sequence ATGAGTAATAATCAACATAGCCAGCGATCGCTCGTAATATGGGTTATTGGGGGATTGTTGCTATTGTTTTTTTTAGTGACCGCTGTGCTTGCTATACAGATGCGGGCTCAGCTTCGGGAGCAAACCATTTACCGCGACGGGCCAGTTTTTATGGCCGTGGCTTCGGCGGAAGTGGATGATGTCCGGACCATCAACGAGGGTATCATCCCTCCTGGTGCGGAAGAGGAATTATTCGAAGTCGCATTGAACACTTCGGACATAAGAGGCGTGGTCGGAGTACGAGTATTTACCGAAGGTAATAAGTCCGTCGGTGGGGTGCCACTGTCTATCAAGCGAGGAAAGACTGAACCTTATGAGGAAGAGCTCCTGAATCAACGAATACCTATCAGTCGTTTTCATCCGGAATTTGAATTGTCCGATATCTTTTTGTTTGTTGAAGACGAACATACTGAGAAAGAACAATACCCCGTATTGGAAATTATAATACCGCTCTTTTCATTCGAAGACGAAAAGGTGTCAGGATATGCTCAGTATTATTTGGATGGAGCAGATGTTGAAGCGGAACTTGCTGAGGTGGATCGAAGTATTTTTCTTTATGCCGGTGGAGCCTTTTTATTCGGAGGGATTATTGGATCTGGGATTTTGATTTGGGCTTTTCGCAGATTGCGGAAAGTCAATGAATTGTTGGAAGACCGAACACGTCATCTGGTATCTGCCAATCATAAGCTGAGTATGGAGGCGAGGACGGCGGCCATTGGCGCGATTACTTCGCACTTAATCCATGGTTTGAAAAGTCCGCTACAAGGAATACGTCAGTTTGTGACCGCCCAATCGAATGGTGAGGATGCAGATGGTGAGGAACTTGTTTGGCAAGATGCTGCTGATACAACCGAGCGTATGCAGAATTTAATCAATGAGGTCATCGAAGTCTTACAGGATCGGGGTGGCGACTTCTCCTACGAAGTGACTTTGGAAGAGCTCTCTGCACTGACCAAAGATCGAGTTATGAGTTACGCGGATAGAAAATCGGTAAGATTTTCTGTTCGAGGGGCAGAGGGTGTTGAGGTGATGATTTCTAACGATCGGGCCAACCTGATTGTACTTATTCTGGTAAACCTCATCCGGAATGCCGTTGATGCTTCTGGAAATGAGCAGGAGGTGACCCTGAAGATAATTTCGGAGCAGAAGGGTCGATTGACCTTTCAAGTTGCGGATCAAGGGCCTGGAATGCCTGAAGCGGTTCGCGAGAATCTTTTTCAACCCGTTGCCAGTGGTAAAGTCGGTGGAAGCGGTGTTGGTTTGTCATTGTGTCAGGAACTCAGTCGTCACTTAGGCGGCGACTTAGAACTTGCAAAAACAGGGCCCGACGGGACTGTTTTTGAACTCAGTATCTCAATCATTACCTAA
- a CDS encoding ABC transporter permease, producing MSERKRFDRSRRIRPLEIVSMGLVSLTSNKLRSSLTILGIAIGVFSVVGVMTALSAMRSSIDEGLEVFAGGVFQVSRMPAVRINDGWWNYRDRPRIDYRQARRFKLMMESESDAIVCMYLADGGEIARYKERKTERNTRVIGTNENYLECFPMDVELGRNLTSEDVEFNRTVTVIGSEIRETLFPDEDPLGKQITQWGTKYTVVGVLEQKGESFGNNPDRIVLVPITRFLSLRAHDSTSLDLAVKTPSLTVMPDYQDQAIGLLRVIRGLEPEDPNNFEITTNDAIKDIFDGVAVVIGTGGLLISAIALVTAGVGVMNIMLVSVTERTREIGIRKSIGARRKDILKQFLLEAIFLSELGGVIGIIIGVVAGNIIAAQMNVSMIFPWFWTGVAIATCSAIGILFGMYPAYKAAKLHPIDALRFE from the coding sequence TGTTAGCATGGGGCTTGTCTCCCTGACGTCGAATAAGCTACGGTCGTCGCTTACGATTCTTGGAATAGCTATTGGGGTGTTCTCTGTTGTGGGTGTGATGACGGCACTTTCTGCTATGCGATCCTCCATCGATGAGGGCCTTGAGGTCTTTGCGGGTGGTGTTTTTCAAGTAAGCCGAATGCCGGCCGTAAGAATAAACGATGGGTGGTGGAACTATCGGGATCGGCCACGAATAGACTATCGTCAGGCCAGGCGCTTTAAATTGATGATGGAGTCTGAGTCGGATGCGATTGTCTGCATGTATTTGGCGGATGGTGGTGAAATTGCCCGTTATAAAGAGCGAAAGACGGAACGAAATACCCGGGTGATTGGGACCAATGAGAATTATCTGGAATGTTTCCCGATGGACGTAGAGCTCGGAAGAAATCTGACGAGCGAGGATGTTGAGTTCAATCGGACCGTAACGGTCATTGGCTCTGAGATACGAGAGACGCTATTCCCTGATGAAGATCCACTGGGTAAGCAGATTACCCAATGGGGAACCAAGTATACCGTGGTAGGTGTCCTGGAGCAGAAAGGCGAGAGTTTCGGAAACAATCCGGATAGGATCGTTCTTGTTCCGATTACACGCTTTCTGTCACTCCGAGCGCACGATTCGACTTCATTAGACTTGGCCGTCAAAACCCCGTCGCTGACGGTGATGCCAGACTACCAGGATCAAGCCATAGGACTCCTGCGAGTGATCCGCGGACTAGAGCCTGAAGATCCGAATAATTTTGAAATTACTACCAACGACGCAATCAAGGACATCTTTGACGGCGTTGCGGTTGTGATTGGAACCGGTGGCTTGCTCATCAGTGCCATCGCTCTTGTTACGGCTGGGGTTGGGGTGATGAATATCATGCTTGTCAGTGTAACTGAACGAACACGGGAAATTGGAATACGGAAATCTATCGGTGCGCGAAGAAAAGATATCCTGAAACAGTTTCTGTTAGAGGCTATATTCCTGTCGGAGCTCGGTGGAGTTATCGGTATAATAATAGGCGTTGTGGCCGGAAACATCATCGCTGCTCAGATGAATGTCTCCATGATCTTTCCGTGGTTTTGGACCGGAGTGGCGATTGCGACCTGTTCGGCGATAGGGATCTTATTTGGGATGTATCCTGCATACAAAGCGGCCAAGTTGCACCCCATTGATGCCTTGCGGTTTGAATAG
- a CDS encoding sigma-54 dependent transcriptional regulator, protein MDDSPLSDISILVIEDDKLLCRRVSAYLESRGGDVMSGASLEEARNLLADYSFDVVLSDVHLPDGNGLDPLRGKSYPATTRVLIMTAEGGVETAVEAMRLGAADFLTKPFELDELPLVILRSRQQQKQARLETFRKETRSQDSGLFFGEAMLGIRQSLDKILETDQRLGDSLPPVLLIGQTGTGKTSFARWLHENGPRSSNELVEVNCSALPETLAESELFGHERGAFTDAKTSRIGLFEAADGGTLFLDEMPSLSLPLQAKVLKAIEDQEIRRLGGRKTIKINIRLIVAGGEDLKDRVAQGLFREDLYHRLDLLRIELPPLKLRVGDLPSLAQSLLDKLALRYKSGARNLSQLGLQRLVNYEWPGNVRELAHELERSLIFEDGEELDLNMLAHADGDPGSGSLSPEQWFNPTFQFPEEGFQIEEAVLKMIQHALDQTNQNVSAAARLLGVNRDYIRYRLSQKKES, encoded by the coding sequence ATGGATGACTCCCCACTCAGTGATATTTCAATTCTTGTCATTGAAGATGACAAGCTACTTTGCCGTCGTGTTTCAGCCTATTTGGAATCTCGAGGTGGGGATGTGATGTCTGGGGCTTCGCTAGAGGAGGCCAGGAATTTGCTGGCAGACTATTCATTCGATGTCGTGTTGTCCGATGTTCATTTGCCTGATGGCAATGGATTGGACCCGCTTAGAGGGAAATCTTATCCAGCAACCACGCGTGTGCTGATCATGACCGCTGAAGGGGGTGTCGAAACAGCTGTAGAGGCCATGCGCCTGGGAGCGGCCGACTTTTTGACTAAGCCGTTTGAGCTCGATGAACTACCCTTGGTCATACTGCGAAGTCGCCAACAACAGAAGCAGGCAAGATTGGAAACCTTTCGTAAGGAGACTCGCTCCCAGGACTCGGGATTATTTTTTGGCGAGGCTATGTTGGGCATTCGGCAATCCTTGGACAAAATCCTTGAAACCGATCAGCGGCTTGGCGACTCGTTGCCGCCTGTCCTTTTGATTGGGCAGACGGGGACAGGAAAGACCTCCTTTGCTCGCTGGTTACATGAAAATGGCCCCCGCAGTTCGAACGAGCTAGTGGAAGTCAATTGTTCCGCTTTGCCGGAAACCTTGGCCGAGTCGGAGTTATTTGGACACGAGCGGGGTGCTTTTACGGATGCCAAGACCTCCCGGATCGGTTTATTCGAAGCAGCTGATGGAGGCACGTTATTCCTCGATGAGATGCCGAGCCTCTCGCTGCCCTTGCAGGCGAAAGTCTTGAAGGCCATTGAGGATCAGGAGATTCGGCGCTTGGGCGGTCGCAAGACGATCAAGATCAATATCCGCTTGATTGTTGCAGGTGGGGAAGACTTGAAAGATCGAGTGGCTCAAGGATTATTTCGTGAGGACCTTTATCACCGACTGGATTTACTCCGCATAGAGTTACCTCCTTTGAAACTCCGAGTAGGAGATCTACCAAGTCTCGCTCAATCACTCCTCGACAAGTTGGCGCTACGATACAAAAGCGGTGCACGAAACTTATCGCAACTCGGCTTGCAGCGCTTGGTAAATTACGAGTGGCCCGGCAATGTTCGTGAATTGGCTCATGAGCTGGAGCGATCTTTAATCTTCGAGGATGGTGAAGAACTTGACCTGAATATGCTGGCCCATGCGGACGGAGATCCCGGGTCAGGCAGCTTATCACCTGAGCAATGGTTCAATCCCACATTTCAATTTCCAGAGGAGGGCTTCCAGATCGAAGAGGCAGTTTTAAAGATGATTCAGCATGCCCTGGATCAAACGAATCAGAATGTTTCCGCTGCTGCTCGACTATTGGGAGTCAACCGAGATTACATTCGGTATCGGCTATCACAGAAGAAAGAGTCTTAG
- a CDS encoding EamA family transporter, with translation MWYLVVVSIIWAFSFGLIKTYLAGMDPFLVSAMRIGVALMLFLPFLRLGTVSFNLFLKLFLIGAVQFGLMYGTYIYTYQFMEAHKIALFTVTTPLLVTLIDDFLEKRFQAHHFLCAALAVLGAVVIYYKTIDLSDTLIGICLLQLSNLCFAIGQVFYRRIMLQNDDLKSRDHFGVLYLGGFIATVILVLLGTDLEAVSISMKQFQVILFLGVLASGIGFFLWNYGATKTNAGTLAVMNNLKIPLAVVVSLMFFESVSGEALVRLLMGGAIIVGAVYLNERISACVKRESS, from the coding sequence ATGTGGTACCTGGTTGTCGTATCAATTATCTGGGCCTTTTCCTTTGGCCTGATCAAAACCTACCTGGCCGGCATGGATCCATTCTTGGTGAGTGCTATGCGGATTGGGGTGGCTCTAATGCTCTTTCTTCCCTTTCTGCGGCTGGGAACGGTTTCATTTAATCTATTCCTGAAATTGTTTTTGATCGGCGCCGTTCAGTTCGGACTGATGTATGGTACCTACATTTACACCTATCAGTTTATGGAGGCGCATAAGATTGCCCTCTTTACTGTGACTACTCCGCTTCTGGTCACCCTGATAGACGACTTCTTGGAGAAACGATTCCAGGCGCATCACTTTCTTTGTGCTGCATTGGCCGTACTCGGTGCGGTGGTCATTTACTACAAAACGATCGATCTTTCAGACACGCTGATTGGAATTTGTCTTCTGCAACTTTCTAACCTTTGTTTCGCCATTGGGCAGGTATTCTATCGTCGGATCATGCTGCAAAATGATGACCTGAAGAGTCGGGATCATTTTGGTGTGCTTTACTTGGGTGGGTTTATTGCAACCGTCATACTGGTGCTTCTGGGTACTGACCTGGAAGCCGTAAGTATTTCGATGAAGCAATTTCAGGTCATCTTGTTCTTGGGAGTGCTTGCTTCTGGCATAGGCTTCTTCTTGTGGAACTATGGAGCCACCAAGACGAATGCAGGAACGCTGGCAGTGATGAATAACCTGAAGATACCTTTGGCGGTTGTGGTGAGCCTCATGTTCTTCGAATCCGTTTCAGGGGAAGCGCTCGTTCGTCTTCTCATGGGTGGCGCCATTATTGTAGGTGCCGTTTATTTGAACGAGCGGATCAGTGCTTGCGTGAAGCGTGAATCTTCTTGA
- a CDS encoding PQQ-binding-like beta-propeller repeat protein encodes MRNLISFLLALLSVNSLVAQNSGELKWSYTTGGEIYSSPALSIDGTLFIGVNDPMNDEVNTNRAIALNSDGSLKWESPLGDWADSSPAIGTDGVLYIGCWDGFLYAFDCETGEELWKFETFGVIEASPAIGKDGMIYFGNGENMFYAVNPDGTAAWVNETNGEASPLEFSDWVDSSASFDGQGNVWVADLFGNLSQVAPDKSVIWTVDLGAGIPSSPAIAEDGTVYVGDEDGYIIAITPGNDIPKWFFNTGLEGIESSPVLGPDGTVYIGTGDDRVFAFDGQTGAVKAGWPFTEPNDVIYSSPAIAENGTVYVGSGDKSLYAVSSTGQKLWSFPTGGFVDSSPAIGYDGTVYFGSTDGMVYAVHGDSPLSFSRWPKWRGSNESTGLIDPYRAWVKEQNLSDPDPYADGDDDKLENVLEWAFCTDPKVAGLSEVKFPYSTFTSEGLQLKAEWVVSARGLGFDYSDDLVTWTSMNLKAPDDYPWYESMTQEPAVEKTLVRLHLNAAESPPKFFRLTAKQH; translated from the coding sequence TTGCGGAACTTAATATCATTTCTGTTGGCCTTGCTGTCTGTGAACAGTCTGGTTGCCCAAAATTCGGGCGAATTAAAATGGTCTTATACGACCGGTGGAGAGATTTATTCATCGCCAGCCCTGTCTATCGACGGAACCCTATTTATAGGTGTTAACGATCCGATGAATGATGAGGTGAACACCAATCGGGCCATCGCTCTGAATTCCGATGGTAGCTTGAAATGGGAATCGCCGTTGGGCGATTGGGCAGACTCCTCTCCAGCTATTGGAACGGATGGGGTGCTTTATATCGGTTGCTGGGATGGATTTCTTTATGCATTCGATTGTGAGACAGGGGAAGAGCTTTGGAAGTTTGAAACCTTTGGTGTAATCGAAGCTTCTCCTGCGATAGGCAAAGATGGCATGATCTACTTTGGAAATGGCGAGAATATGTTCTACGCAGTGAATCCAGATGGTACCGCTGCCTGGGTGAATGAGACGAACGGCGAAGCATCTCCTTTAGAGTTCAGTGATTGGGTAGATAGCTCCGCTAGCTTTGACGGACAAGGCAATGTTTGGGTTGCTGACCTCTTTGGAAATCTATCGCAGGTTGCTCCGGACAAATCGGTTATCTGGACAGTCGATTTGGGAGCAGGAATTCCCAGTTCGCCGGCCATTGCGGAAGATGGAACCGTCTACGTTGGAGATGAAGACGGCTATATCATCGCTATCACTCCGGGGAACGACATTCCTAAATGGTTTTTTAATACCGGGCTCGAAGGGATTGAGTCGTCGCCGGTTCTGGGGCCAGACGGAACGGTTTATATAGGCACTGGCGATGATCGAGTATTTGCCTTTGATGGACAGACAGGTGCAGTCAAAGCGGGATGGCCGTTTACTGAGCCAAACGATGTTATATACTCGAGTCCGGCTATTGCTGAGAACGGTACTGTTTATGTGGGGTCTGGAGATAAGAGCCTTTATGCTGTGAGCAGTACCGGCCAGAAGCTTTGGTCCTTCCCAACTGGGGGATTCGTCGACTCATCGCCAGCCATTGGCTATGATGGTACTGTCTATTTCGGTTCGACCGATGGAATGGTCTACGCGGTTCATGGTGACAGCCCACTTAGTTTTTCACGCTGGCCTAAATGGAGAGGGAGCAATGAATCGACCGGACTGATTGATCCCTACCGCGCATGGGTCAAGGAACAGAATCTGTCCGATCCTGATCCCTATGCCGATGGTGACGACGACAAGCTCGAAAACGTGCTCGAATGGGCTTTTTGCACGGACCCTAAAGTTGCTGGATTGAGTGAGGTCAAGTTTCCCTACTCAACTTTCACAAGTGAGGGCCTTCAGCTAAAGGCCGAGTGGGTCGTCAGTGCTCGAGGATTAGGGTTTGATTATTCCGATGATCTGGTCACTTGGACTTCCATGAATCTAAAGGCTCCCGACGATTATCCTTGGTATGAATCGATGACCCAGGAGCCAGCCGTTGAAAAGACCTTAGTACGGCTTCACCTCAATGCGGCTGAATCGCCGCCCAAATTTTTCAGGCTGACAGCTAAGCAGCATTAG
- a CDS encoding endonuclease/exonuclease/phosphatase family protein yields MKTSTFKLLTLNIAHARGPILHQGLVKQKTILKWLDKIATLLIDLDPDIVALQEIDEDSRWNGHLDLLEYLREKTGIAFSAYGMHNRHDGKFRLNYGNAFLSKHTIIQDEVVAFDKKKIGSKGFLYCRCDTPIGLLDFINVHLDFKSKKSRLIQCHEIKKFVLNKEIEYDIYSPMTPFVMGDFNAQMKSQLDAARFLLEEVSTHSHYRSYPVKAATYPSYLPRKAIDYIFVPEAYHVSHSEVIRRKVSDHNAVLVEIPIAPKPKN; encoded by the coding sequence ATGAAAACCAGTACCTTCAAGCTTTTAACTCTCAATATTGCTCACGCCCGAGGCCCTATCCTTCATCAAGGTCTGGTAAAGCAGAAAACCATTCTCAAATGGTTGGATAAAATCGCTACTTTGCTGATTGATTTAGATCCAGATATTGTAGCACTGCAGGAGATCGACGAAGACTCGCGGTGGAACGGACACTTGGATCTTTTAGAGTACTTAAGAGAAAAAACCGGAATAGCTTTCTCCGCCTATGGCATGCATAACCGTCACGATGGGAAATTTCGCCTGAATTATGGCAATGCGTTTTTATCAAAACACACGATCATACAAGATGAAGTTGTAGCCTTCGATAAAAAGAAAATTGGCAGCAAAGGTTTTCTATACTGCAGATGCGACACACCTATTGGACTACTTGACTTTATTAATGTGCACCTCGACTTTAAATCAAAGAAGAGCCGCCTTATTCAGTGCCACGAGATTAAGAAATTCGTTCTAAACAAAGAAATAGAATACGATATCTACAGCCCCATGACGCCATTTGTCATGGGCGACTTTAATGCTCAAATGAAAAGTCAGCTTGATGCGGCCCGATTTCTCCTCGAGGAAGTCTCTACCCATTCTCACTACCGATCCTACCCTGTTAAGGCCGCTACCTACCCCAGCTATCTACCCCGGAAGGCGATTGACTACATTTTCGTTCCGGAGGCGTATCATGTTTCACATAGTGAAGTTATTCGAAGAAAAGTGTCGGACCACAATGCGGTCTTGGTCGAAATACCCATTGCTCCGAAACCCAAAAATTAA
- a CDS encoding MMPL family transporter, translating into MELIDRFAWHMENVPNVQSVVNLASIAKRSNAGFSESYPKWQILPQHPAVIAQAISPFEPTSRLLNEDGSVVPIMIYLGDHKAETIQRLINAVKRFRENNPSNKIEFKLATGNIGVMAAQNEVVEEAQFPILIYVFGAVILLCLITFRSWRAALCIVLPLALVSILAYTLMYFLGIGLKSSTLPVVALGIGVGVDYGIYLFARLDIYIKQGDFFEDALAKALRRTGSAVVFTGVTLALGVSTWIFSSLQFQADMGILLTFMFLLNMLGAIFLLTAIARWIFPHHFKGV; encoded by the coding sequence ATGGAGCTCATCGATCGTTTTGCTTGGCACATGGAAAATGTCCCCAATGTGCAATCGGTAGTAAACCTTGCTTCCATCGCCAAACGATCCAATGCCGGATTTAGCGAGAGCTATCCCAAATGGCAGATTTTACCTCAGCACCCCGCCGTAATCGCCCAAGCCATAAGCCCCTTTGAACCAACCAGCAGGTTGCTAAACGAAGATGGCAGCGTCGTGCCTATCATGATTTACCTGGGCGATCACAAAGCGGAAACCATCCAACGTTTGATAAACGCGGTTAAACGATTTCGCGAAAACAACCCGTCTAATAAAATCGAATTCAAATTAGCGACTGGAAACATAGGAGTCATGGCAGCTCAGAACGAAGTGGTTGAGGAGGCTCAATTTCCAATTTTGATCTACGTATTTGGTGCGGTGATACTGCTTTGTTTGATTACTTTCCGATCGTGGAGGGCAGCCCTTTGCATAGTCCTCCCACTCGCCCTCGTATCTATCTTGGCCTATACGCTGATGTATTTCTTGGGCATTGGTTTAAAATCCAGCACTTTGCCGGTTGTCGCATTGGGTATCGGAGTTGGGGTTGACTACGGCATCTACCTATTCGCCAGGCTGGATATCTATATCAAGCAAGGAGATTTCTTTGAAGACGCCTTGGCAAAGGCACTTCGCAGAACCGGAAGTGCAGTCGTATTCACCGGAGTCACCCTGGCACTGGGGGTATCTACCTGGATCTTTTCCTCGCTCCAGTTTCAAGCGGATATGGGCATTTTGCTAACTTTCATGTTTCTCCTAAACATGCTGGGGGCGATCTTCCTTTTAACAGCGATCGCACGCTGGATTTTCCCTCACCATTTCAAAGGGGTTTAA
- a CDS encoding TonB-dependent receptor, which yields MKKTNPNTHQKAFELNMDPALYGTIAEIGAGQEVARWFFRVGGASGTVAKTMSAYDMKFSDSIYGEAEQYVSRERLREMLGVEYDLIVERLDEERGESSKFFCYAATVATRSFSRQTDGHGWIGVRMQQNPRTPSSDILVHVRLFDEDNLQQQEALGTLGINLLWACSKFGDDYSKVIDSLMNGLTRNRTEIDVVLFDGPDYSNLDNRLINLSLVEKQLTSAVIFSPQGTVQHASELLYKRPVILERGKFAPVTNVNEEMIETARAAFAKNLELEESEILEIMEITMNNLLGSGGIDHDDFLARLDILTGLGKTVMISEYGEFFRLAGYLNRYTHAPVGFVLGVALLREIVDQKYYTDLPGGILESFGRLFKSNVRMFAFPALDEETGELLTADNLKVADHLKHLYLHLRENEVILPLETENPKPLSLTSAYLADTIRSGDESWKTRVTPFVAQKIEANGYWGCR from the coding sequence ATGAAGAAAACGAATCCCAATACACACCAAAAGGCTTTCGAGCTAAACATGGACCCGGCACTCTACGGGACCATTGCTGAAATCGGAGCTGGCCAAGAGGTAGCCCGCTGGTTCTTCCGCGTAGGAGGAGCATCAGGTACAGTAGCCAAAACCATGTCGGCCTACGATATGAAGTTCAGCGATTCGATCTACGGAGAAGCTGAACAATACGTAAGTCGCGAACGATTGCGTGAAATGCTCGGTGTGGAATACGATTTGATCGTCGAACGACTGGATGAGGAACGTGGAGAGTCATCCAAGTTTTTCTGCTATGCAGCCACGGTCGCTACCCGATCCTTCTCAAGACAAACAGACGGCCATGGCTGGATTGGGGTACGAATGCAACAGAATCCCCGCACACCATCCAGTGACATTCTCGTTCACGTCCGCTTATTCGATGAAGACAATCTTCAACAGCAAGAGGCTCTTGGAACACTGGGGATAAACTTGCTTTGGGCGTGTTCCAAGTTCGGCGACGATTATAGCAAGGTAATCGACAGTCTTATGAACGGCTTAACAAGAAATAGAACCGAGATCGACGTAGTTCTATTTGATGGGCCTGACTATAGCAACTTGGATAATCGTTTGATCAATCTATCGTTGGTCGAGAAACAGCTAACCAGTGCGGTGATCTTCTCGCCCCAAGGAACCGTCCAACACGCCTCAGAGCTTCTCTATAAACGTCCGGTTATTCTTGAGCGCGGTAAGTTTGCTCCAGTGACCAATGTGAATGAGGAAATGATCGAAACAGCGCGAGCAGCCTTTGCAAAGAATCTGGAGCTTGAGGAAAGCGAAATTCTGGAGATCATGGAGATAACAATGAACAATCTCCTTGGATCTGGAGGGATTGATCATGACGACTTTCTTGCGCGCCTGGATATTTTAACCGGATTGGGAAAAACAGTCATGATTTCGGAATATGGCGAGTTCTTCAGATTAGCCGGGTATCTGAACCGCTATACCCATGCTCCCGTCGGATTTGTCCTCGGCGTAGCATTGCTTCGGGAAATTGTTGATCAAAAGTACTACACTGACTTGCCCGGCGGCATTCTGGAATCTTTTGGTCGATTATTTAAATCAAACGTTCGCATGTTTGCCTTTCCAGCTCTCGATGAGGAAACAGGAGAACTGCTAACCGCCGACAACCTAAAAGTCGCGGATCACCTGAAGCATCTCTACCTCCATCTCAGGGAAAACGAGGTCATTTTGCCTCTTGAAACCGAAAACCCAAAACCCCTATCACTTACCTCGGCCTATCTGGCAGATACTATCCGATCCGGGGACGAGAGTTGGAAGACCCGCGTCACCCCGTTCGTCGCCCAGAAAATTGAAGCAAATGGTTACTGGGGCTGTAGATAG
- a CDS encoding glycosyltransferase family 4 protein, with amino-acid sequence MRVLFLQDHLRMGGTEKQTLALAAYGQKNGHEAGVIVFRPGGTLAVDSSKFAFYKVLQPFNTRVDEWAPGIIRKIKSFKPDVIVFMGKVAHLYYPSIRKYIPSITLVTTYRSGKPPVAYYRRALQESDGVITNSHAEHKRLIRPWGIPEEKIRTIHNGCLLSPKHAESKNVAGDQLRLLCTAMFRPQKNQLELLEILASLPESVRWHCTFAGTGKMLKPCHTKARELGLWDKVTFTWSKHPEELYQSHDVVVHTSDKESLPNSLVEAQIFGLPIVAYLVNGVEECFEEGVSGFGIPFGEQAAFRDAIHLLSMDSEKRSTMSDAAKAFAKKRFDFHARSKDFFKALKKIHASRKH; translated from the coding sequence ATGCGCGTATTATTTCTACAGGACCATCTGAGAATGGGAGGCACCGAGAAGCAGACCCTTGCTCTCGCAGCTTACGGGCAAAAAAATGGCCACGAGGCAGGGGTGATCGTATTTCGTCCAGGGGGAACCTTAGCTGTGGATTCCTCAAAGTTCGCCTTCTACAAGGTTCTTCAACCTTTCAACACGCGCGTAGATGAATGGGCACCGGGAATTATCAGAAAGATCAAGTCCTTTAAGCCGGATGTGATCGTGTTTATGGGCAAGGTTGCTCACCTCTACTATCCCTCCATTCGCAAATACATTCCCTCTATCACACTAGTTACTACCTACCGCTCAGGAAAACCTCCAGTCGCCTATTATCGAAGGGCACTTCAAGAGTCAGATGGCGTCATTACAAATAGTCACGCTGAACACAAACGACTGATACGCCCTTGGGGAATCCCCGAGGAGAAAATTCGCACCATTCACAATGGGTGTTTGCTTTCACCCAAGCATGCAGAGAGCAAGAATGTGGCGGGAGATCAGCTTCGTCTTCTTTGTACGGCCATGTTTCGTCCGCAAAAGAACCAGTTAGAGCTGCTCGAAATCCTGGCCAGTCTGCCAGAGAGTGTGCGCTGGCATTGCACCTTTGCAGGCACTGGAAAAATGTTGAAACCCTGCCATACAAAAGCCCGCGAACTTGGACTCTGGGATAAGGTCACCTTTACATGGAGTAAACACCCGGAAGAGCTGTATCAATCGCATGACGTTGTCGTTCATACATCAGACAAGGAATCGTTGCCAAACTCTTTGGTCGAAGCACAGATCTTTGGTCTTCCTATTGTCGCCTATTTGGTGAACGGCGTGGAAGAATGTTTCGAAGAAGGCGTATCCGGATTTGGAATACCATTTGGCGAACAGGCCGCGTTCCGCGATGCCATTCACTTATTGAGTATGGATTCTGAAAAGCGCTCAACAATGAGCGATGCTGCCAAGGCCTTTGCCAAGAAGCGTTTTGATTTCCACGCAAGATCCAAAGACTTTTTCAAAGCGCTCAAGAAGATTCACGCTTCACGCAAGCACTGA